In the genome of Pseudomonas sp. LBUM920, one region contains:
- a CDS encoding alpha/beta fold hydrolase, giving the protein MSFVHTAVPLTVDGVALSIAALYRSGTRAPIVFLHGFGSTKEDYADIVLQPAFDGHAVVAFDAPGCGESECADLSKICIPFLLETALQVLEHFNVERFHLVGHSMGGLTALLLAHRFPERVLSFTDIEGNIAPEDCFLSRQIVDFPADDPDAFFSAFIDRTRQAPAYASALYSASLRHKVRAGAVRGIFASMVELSDHADLMDKFLGLPCPTMFMYGEQNATLSYLPHIQANGVRLAPIAQCGHFPMYSNPAAMWQQIADFQSRRL; this is encoded by the coding sequence ATGTCGTTTGTCCACACCGCTGTGCCGCTGACGGTAGACGGCGTTGCGTTGAGCATCGCTGCGCTGTATCGCAGTGGCACGCGCGCGCCCATTGTGTTTTTGCATGGGTTTGGTTCGACCAAGGAAGACTACGCCGATATCGTCCTGCAGCCAGCGTTCGACGGGCATGCCGTTGTCGCTTTTGACGCGCCCGGTTGCGGTGAAAGCGAGTGCGCCGATCTGTCGAAGATTTGCATTCCCTTCCTGCTGGAGACGGCTTTGCAGGTGCTGGAGCATTTCAATGTCGAGCGCTTCCATCTGGTGGGCCACTCGATGGGCGGTTTGACCGCATTGCTGCTTGCGCATCGTTTTCCGGAGCGGGTACTGAGCTTCACCGACATCGAAGGCAATATCGCCCCCGAGGATTGTTTCCTCAGCCGGCAAATCGTCGATTTCCCGGCCGATGATCCCGATGCGTTTTTCAGCGCTTTCATCGACCGCACGCGCCAGGCACCGGCGTATGCCAGCGCGCTGTATTCGGCGAGCCTGCGCCATAAAGTCCGAGCCGGCGCAGTGCGCGGGATCTTCGCGTCGATGGTCGAGCTGTCTGACCACGCCGACCTGATGGACAAGTTCCTCGGGCTGCCGTGCCCGACGATGTTCATGTACGGCGAGCAGAACGCCACGCTGTCCTACTTGCCGCACATCCAGGCCAATGGCGTGCGCCTGGCGCCGATTGCCCAGTGCGGGCACTTTCCGATGTATTCCAATCCGGCGGCGATGTGGCAGCAGATTGCAGACTTCCAAAGTCGCAGGCTTTAG
- a CDS encoding LysR family transcriptional regulator, protein MINFRLIRHLWLFLAVAEEQNFGRAAKRLGMSQPPLSEQIQVLEQALKVTLFERSRRGAKLTPVGAAILPAVRKFAEQLERLELAVEEAVAGQSGLLTIGAISTAMFDVLPGLINQLKQHYPHLTVSVREIDSVEAVPALEAGDIDLAFARLDGDLGPAIQSLPLLEDRLMVALPSDHPLAARTRISLSSLASEPLVMFSRRVSPVYFDNLIATCRASGFSPRVLHEVRSVASQIAFVSCGQGIALVPASLKKLAPANVVLRALTQKLNVVTTAVAWNSERPNPLVTKVIAHLQAHTIGV, encoded by the coding sequence ATGATCAACTTTCGCCTGATTCGCCACCTCTGGCTGTTCCTCGCCGTTGCCGAAGAACAGAATTTCGGCCGTGCCGCCAAGCGCCTGGGCATGTCGCAACCGCCGTTGAGCGAGCAGATCCAGGTGCTGGAACAGGCGCTCAAGGTCACCTTGTTCGAACGCTCGCGGCGCGGCGCCAAACTCACGCCGGTGGGCGCGGCGATCCTGCCGGCGGTGCGCAAGTTCGCCGAGCAGTTGGAACGCCTGGAGCTGGCGGTCGAGGAGGCGGTGGCGGGGCAGTCTGGCCTGCTCACCATTGGCGCGATTTCCACGGCGATGTTTGATGTGTTGCCGGGGTTGATCAACCAACTCAAACAGCACTACCCGCACCTCACCGTGTCGGTGCGCGAGATTGACAGTGTCGAGGCCGTGCCCGCTCTGGAGGCGGGGGATATCGACCTGGCCTTTGCGCGGCTCGACGGCGACCTGGGCCCCGCGATCCAGTCGCTGCCATTGCTCGAGGATCGCCTGATGGTGGCCTTGCCCAGCGACCACCCGCTGGCAGCGCGCACTCGCATCAGTCTGTCGAGCCTGGCCAGCGAGCCACTGGTGATGTTCTCGCGCAGGGTCAGCCCGGTGTATTTCGACAACCTGATCGCCACGTGTCGCGCCAGCGGGTTTTCGCCGCGCGTGCTGCATGAGGTGCGTTCCGTGGCATCGCAAATCGCGTTCGTCAGCTGTGGCCAGGGCATCGCCCTGGTGCCGGCGTCCCTGAAGAAACTTGCACCGGCCAATGTGGTGCTGCGCGCGTTGACACAAAAGCTCAACGTGGTGACGACGGCGGTGGCGTGGAATAGCGAACGGCCCAATCCATTGGTCACGAAGGTGATCGCGCACTTGCAGGCTCATACGATTGGCGTATGA
- a CDS encoding nucleotidyltransferase domain-containing protein: protein MSAPQGVDANGCVLIIADAPIQAQFQPLLADVRESLAGAGLGLHSLYLYGSVARGDASPGESDLDVTLVLTDPPDAHVLEALEQLRQALEQRHEVVSKIDFDIGHRAEVLAPENRNRWGFWLKHHCRCVWGDDLSLRFEPFRPSRDIAMALNADFEPVLSGYLTRIEHASSPPERLCLQREAARKLIRSTHILRAADASGWPQTLEEHVALFVQYYPSMRVQIAYFLFEARNPSAECAAFSARLQAFVSWMVSEQV from the coding sequence ATGAGCGCGCCTCAAGGTGTCGATGCCAATGGTTGTGTGCTGATCATTGCCGATGCGCCCATTCAAGCTCAATTCCAACCGCTGCTGGCCGATGTGCGCGAGTCTCTGGCAGGCGCAGGGCTGGGTTTGCACAGCCTTTACCTCTACGGCAGTGTGGCGAGGGGCGATGCCAGCCCAGGCGAGTCCGACCTTGATGTGACGCTGGTGCTGACTGATCCGCCGGATGCGCACGTGCTTGAGGCGCTGGAACAGCTGCGCCAGGCCCTGGAGCAACGCCACGAGGTGGTGAGCAAGATCGACTTCGACATCGGCCACCGCGCCGAGGTGCTGGCGCCCGAGAACCGCAACCGCTGGGGCTTCTGGCTCAAGCACCATTGTCGTTGCGTGTGGGGCGATGATCTGTCGCTGCGCTTCGAGCCGTTTCGGCCCTCACGTGACATCGCCATGGCGCTCAATGCTGACTTCGAGCCGGTGTTGAGCGGTTACCTCACACGCATTGAACACGCCAGCTCGCCACCCGAGCGGCTTTGCCTGCAACGCGAAGCGGCGCGCAAGTTGATTCGGTCGACGCACATTCTGCGCGCGGCAGATGCGTCGGGCTGGCCGCAAACCCTTGAAGAGCACGTGGCGTTGTTCGTGCAGTATTACCCGTCGATGCGTGTCCAGATCGCCTACTTCCTGTTTGAAGCGCGCAACCCGAGTGCCGAATGCGCGGCGTTTTCCGCGCGCCTGCAGGCCTTTGTCAGCTGGATGGTTTCAGAGCAGGTTTAG
- a CDS encoding ATP-binding protein yields the protein MPTLHLLCGKIASGKSTLAQALAAEHAAFVLSEDQWLAQLYPGEIVSIADYLRCAQRVRAVVGPLVINLLQSGINVVLDFPANTLANREWLLGLAHAAQAPHRLHYLELDDATCRARLHARNAQGEHDFAATDAEFDLITRHFCVPSESEGLVIEVHRP from the coding sequence ATGCCAACCCTGCATCTGTTGTGCGGCAAGATTGCCTCCGGCAAATCCACCCTGGCTCAAGCCCTGGCCGCCGAACACGCGGCCTTTGTGCTCAGCGAAGACCAGTGGCTGGCGCAGCTCTATCCGGGTGAGATTGTGTCGATTGCCGATTACCTGCGCTGCGCCCAGCGTGTTCGCGCGGTGGTGGGGCCGTTGGTGATCAATCTGCTGCAATCAGGCATCAATGTGGTGCTCGATTTTCCGGCGAACACGCTGGCCAACCGTGAATGGTTGCTGGGCCTGGCACACGCGGCTCAAGCGCCGCACCGCCTGCATTACCTGGAACTGGATGACGCCACCTGCCGCGCTCGCTTGCATGCGCGCAATGCTCAGGGTGAGCATGATTTTGCCGCCACGGATGCCGAGTTCGACCTGATCACGCGCCATTTCTGTGTGCCCAGTGAGTCGGAAGGCCTGGTGATTGAGGTGCATCGCCCATGA
- the uvsE gene encoding UV DNA damage repair endonuclease UvsE, translating to MTHPRIGFACQYKHPERLPSASALKLIEGPYNPRTTTLRWMESVEPQVARSKLVEVVTHNLAAQLRLLAYVAELPATLRMLRLSSDLLPFYSHPKVADVYKDPALVRQLSEGFAAIGDLARASDIRLSFHPGQYCVLGSDNPGVVENSVAEFEYHADMIRMMGYGRRFQDLKCNVHIAGRLGVEGTRAVWSRLSEVARNCITFENDEKTYGLDHCLQVADLAPVVLDIHHCWINEDEYIDPDSPRVARVIESWRGVRPTMHYSQPQESLQALGFDAEHKLEMGALLKVVAKRDLYAHSAQMWNRWTNDYALQFLERFDIMLEAKDKNVAALAFYEYWQRRSA from the coding sequence ATGACCCATCCTCGCATCGGCTTTGCCTGCCAGTACAAGCACCCTGAACGCCTGCCGTCAGCCAGTGCGCTCAAGTTAATCGAAGGCCCCTACAACCCGCGTACCACCACTTTGCGCTGGATGGAGAGCGTCGAACCTCAGGTCGCCCGCAGCAAATTGGTCGAGGTGGTGACCCACAACCTCGCAGCGCAATTGCGCCTGCTGGCGTACGTCGCCGAGTTGCCTGCGACGCTGCGCATGCTGCGCTTGAGCAGTGACCTGCTGCCGTTCTACAGCCATCCGAAAGTGGCGGATGTCTACAAAGACCCGGCCCTTGTGCGTCAGTTGAGCGAGGGGTTCGCCGCCATCGGCGACCTGGCTCGCGCCTCGGATATCCGGTTGTCCTTTCACCCTGGGCAATATTGCGTGCTGGGCTCGGACAACCCCGGCGTGGTGGAAAACAGCGTGGCCGAGTTCGAATACCACGCCGACATGATCCGCATGATGGGCTACGGCCGCCGCTTTCAGGACCTCAAGTGCAACGTCCACATCGCCGGCCGCTTGGGCGTTGAAGGCACCCGCGCGGTGTGGTCACGCTTGTCCGAGGTGGCGCGTAACTGCATCACCTTTGAAAACGACGAAAAAACCTACGGCCTGGACCACTGTCTGCAAGTCGCCGACCTGGCACCGGTGGTGCTGGACATTCATCACTGCTGGATCAACGAAGACGAATACATCGACCCCGATTCACCGCGGGTTGCCCGCGTCATCGAGAGCTGGCGCGGCGTACGCCCGACGATGCATTACTCCCAGCCCCAGGAAAGCCTGCAAGCGCTGGGGTTTGACGCCGAGCACAAGCTGGAAATGGGCGCGCTGCTGAAGGTGGTCGCCAAACGCGATCTTTACGCCCACAGCGCGCAAATGTGGAACCGCTGGACCAATGACTACGCGCTGCAGTTTCTCGAGCGCTTCGACATCATGCTGGAAGCCAAAGACAAGAACGTCGCGGCGCTGGCATTTTATGAGTATTGGCAGCGTCGTTCGGCGTGA
- a CDS encoding DUF2231 domain-containing protein, translating into MTTLPAYPTVRPGPLHSILLAGAVPLFLGALLSDIAYGQTYQIQWANFASWLIAGALVFSGFALLFALVNLLRAERKAGRPAAYFLLLLATWVLGLVNAFQHAKDAYAMMPGGLILSVIVTVLAIAATWIGLTNLRSGVAQ; encoded by the coding sequence ATGACTACCCTCCCCGCCTATCCCACCGTCAGACCTGGCCCGCTGCACTCGATCTTGCTGGCCGGCGCCGTGCCATTGTTTTTGGGTGCCTTGCTCAGTGACATTGCCTACGGCCAGACCTACCAGATCCAGTGGGCCAACTTTGCGTCCTGGCTGATCGCCGGCGCGCTGGTGTTCAGTGGCTTTGCGCTGTTGTTTGCGCTGGTCAACCTGCTGCGCGCCGAACGCAAGGCCGGGCGCCCCGCGGCTTATTTCCTGCTGCTGTTGGCGACGTGGGTGCTGGGGCTGGTCAACGCCTTTCAGCACGCCAAGGACGCCTACGCGATGATGCCCGGCGGCCTGATCCTGTCGGTGATCGTCACGGTGCTGGCCATCGCCGCAACGTGGATCGGCCTGACTAACCTGCGCTCGGGAGTTGCCCAATGA
- a CDS encoding sorbosone dehydrogenase family protein gives MKPFHTLSVLSAALLLTACGGEGDKTQARGPDPKLPEQQSSLLPSMKIAEPAPWGEQKPKVPEGYSVTAIATDLAIPRQTLVLPNGDILVAEGRGGSAAKLKPKDVIASVIKAEGNTKVKGGNRLTLLRDADGDGTYELKTVFAENLNAPYGLAYADGKLYVANQDALVRFDYADGQTKASGPPTTITDLPAQINHHWTKSLAVSEDGRQLYVGIGSNSNITERGMEVEIDRAMVWQIDAATGAHKPYATGIRNPTALTIQPGSGQLWAVANERDELGPDLVPDYLTSVREGAFYGWPYSYWGQNVDPRAQPQNPAKVAAAIKPDYSLGSHVAALGVDFSSPAMGEKFADGAFVGEHGSWNRDNPVGYKVIFVPFSNGKPAGEPIDFATGFRGDDGKTRGRPVGVTVDPKGALIIADDLANTIWRVTRNR, from the coding sequence ATGAAACCATTCCACACCCTGAGCGTATTGAGCGCCGCCCTGTTGCTGACCGCCTGTGGTGGCGAAGGCGACAAAACCCAGGCCCGCGGCCCCGACCCGAAATTGCCCGAGCAACAAAGCAGTCTGTTGCCGAGCATGAAAATTGCCGAGCCCGCGCCCTGGGGCGAGCAGAAACCCAAGGTGCCCGAGGGCTACAGCGTTACCGCCATTGCCACCGACCTGGCTATCCCGCGCCAGACCCTGGTGCTGCCCAACGGCGACATCCTCGTCGCCGAAGGCCGTGGCGGCAGCGCGGCCAAGCTCAAGCCCAAGGACGTGATCGCCAGTGTGATCAAGGCCGAGGGCAACACCAAGGTCAAGGGCGGCAACCGCCTGACGCTGCTGCGCGACGCCGACGGTGACGGCACCTATGAATTGAAAACGGTATTTGCCGAAAACCTCAACGCGCCTTATGGCCTGGCCTACGCAGACGGCAAACTCTACGTCGCCAACCAGGACGCGCTGGTGCGTTTTGACTACGCCGACGGCCAGACCAAAGCCAGTGGCCCGCCGACCACAATCACCGACCTGCCGGCGCAGATCAACCATCACTGGACCAAGTCCCTGGCGGTGAGTGAGGACGGGCGCCAGCTGTACGTGGGCATCGGCTCCAACAGCAACATCACCGAGCGCGGCATGGAAGTCGAAATCGACCGGGCGATGGTCTGGCAAATCGATGCCGCCACCGGCGCGCACAAACCCTACGCCACCGGCATTCGCAACCCGACCGCGCTCACGATTCAACCCGGCTCCGGGCAATTGTGGGCGGTGGCCAACGAGCGCGATGAACTCGGCCCGGACTTGGTGCCCGACTACCTGACCTCGGTGCGTGAAGGCGCCTTCTATGGCTGGCCCTACAGCTACTGGGGCCAGAACGTCGACCCGCGCGCGCAACCGCAGAACCCGGCGAAAGTCGCCGCCGCCATCAAGCCTGATTACAGCCTGGGCTCCCACGTTGCAGCGTTGGGTGTGGACTTTTCCAGCCCTGCGATGGGTGAGAAATTCGCCGACGGTGCGTTTGTCGGCGAGCACGGCAGCTGGAACCGCGATAACCCGGTGGGCTACAAGGTGATCTTCGTGCCCTTCAGCAATGGCAAGCCGGCGGGTGAACCGATTGATTTTGCCACCGGCTTTCGTGGCGATGACGGCAAGACACGTGGGCGCCCAGTGGGTGTGACGGTGGACCCCAAAGGTGCGCTGATCATCGCCGACGACCTGGCCAATACCATTTGGCGCGTAACACGTAATCGCTAG
- a CDS encoding LysR substrate-binding domain-containing protein, giving the protein MNTLGKNLPPLASLLPFEAAARLESFSRAADELHITQAAVSRQIRGLEDNLGVKLFYRRNRAVFLTQEGRELGQVVSQALHSISDGAAGLRASTAQRRVVLLCQLCEAFYWLMPRLSTFHQQYPHIEIQVVTSTRPLTEFKDHFDVALQSTRRPSGAHPLMLTASDEVFPVCSPAYLNAEHPLPLTELHAHTFLHHSAAPPHLMEWDEWLQAFGQVLAADARGATFDSYPLMLQAAVEGHGIAMGWRRTASRLIESGALVRPCAESVQLPEAISVYRQQGAGPRSEVAALLAWLEMQLHGEG; this is encoded by the coding sequence ATGAATACGCTTGGTAAAAACCTGCCGCCGCTCGCCAGCCTGCTACCGTTTGAAGCGGCAGCCCGCCTGGAGAGTTTCTCCAGGGCGGCGGATGAGCTGCACATCACTCAGGCGGCGGTCAGCCGGCAAATTCGTGGGCTGGAAGACAACCTCGGGGTGAAGCTGTTTTATCGACGTAATCGTGCGGTTTTCCTGACCCAGGAAGGGCGTGAATTGGGCCAGGTGGTCAGCCAGGCGCTGCACAGTATCAGTGACGGCGCTGCGGGTTTGCGCGCGTCCACGGCCCAGCGTCGTGTGGTGCTGCTCTGCCAGCTCTGCGAGGCGTTTTATTGGCTGATGCCACGTCTGTCGACGTTTCACCAGCAATACCCGCACATCGAAATCCAGGTGGTGACCTCGACCCGGCCCCTCACGGAGTTCAAGGACCACTTCGACGTGGCCCTGCAAAGTACCCGACGCCCCAGTGGCGCCCACCCGTTGATGCTCACCGCCTCTGACGAGGTATTTCCGGTCTGCAGTCCTGCGTACCTGAACGCTGAACACCCCTTGCCACTCACCGAATTGCACGCCCATACGTTTTTGCACCACAGCGCCGCGCCACCGCATTTGATGGAGTGGGACGAGTGGTTGCAGGCATTTGGTCAGGTATTGGCCGCGGATGCGCGTGGCGCCACCTTCGATAGCTACCCGTTGATGTTGCAGGCCGCCGTGGAAGGGCACGGTATCGCCATGGGCTGGCGTCGCACCGCCAGCCGTTTGATTGAAAGTGGGGCGCTGGTAAGACCCTGCGCCGAGAGTGTGCAGCTACCCGAGGCGATTTCGGTCTACAGGCAGCAAGGCGCAGGCCCGCGCAGCGAAGTTGCGGCGCTGCTGGCCTGGCTTGAAATGCAATTGCACGGTGAGGGCTGA
- a CDS encoding DMT family transporter produces the protein MTSLRTSFFVGVLLACVATLGWALNFIAPYVTGDYSLYDLMAVRFLGVGVLGVGGVILCRAQLKWLSPRQCWLAAALGAAGCLAYGVCIGAGVMLGGPVLTPACVGMVPVLLALVGNARNKTVAWGRLAAPLACLTLGLLLSNISSLHQPALSTVSWLAGVFFSFSAVALWLGFSVINQKHLTTLPATATGLWTALMLVGAGGTALCLLPLLCVFNLLRLPTLGFGFAQAGALYAWSLIIALMSTVVGAWAWNAAIRRLPMVLSGQLIALESLFATLLGLWFHGRGPSWMEATGLAAVLIGVVMAVGIILTGTKPAATPDTDGSAEDDPQHRLTCTHRDL, from the coding sequence ATGACCTCACTACGAACCTCTTTTTTTGTTGGCGTGCTGCTCGCGTGTGTCGCCACATTGGGCTGGGCGCTGAACTTCATCGCCCCTTATGTCACTGGTGACTACAGCCTCTATGACCTGATGGCGGTGCGTTTTCTGGGTGTCGGCGTGCTGGGCGTGGGCGGAGTGATCCTGTGCCGGGCCCAACTGAAATGGCTCAGCCCAAGGCAATGCTGGCTGGCCGCAGCGCTCGGCGCGGCAGGTTGCCTGGCGTACGGCGTGTGCATCGGCGCAGGCGTGATGTTGGGCGGCCCGGTATTGACGCCCGCGTGTGTCGGCATGGTGCCGGTGCTACTGGCCCTGGTTGGCAATGCCCGGAACAAGACCGTGGCGTGGGGCCGGCTGGCGGCGCCTTTAGCGTGCCTGACGCTGGGGCTTTTGCTGTCGAACATCAGCAGCCTGCACCAGCCGGCGTTGAGTACCGTTTCGTGGCTGGCCGGTGTGTTTTTTTCGTTCAGCGCCGTTGCCTTGTGGCTGGGATTCAGCGTGATCAATCAAAAACACCTGACAACCCTTCCGGCAACCGCCACCGGCCTCTGGACCGCGTTGATGCTGGTGGGGGCCGGCGGCACTGCCCTTTGCCTGCTGCCGTTGCTCTGTGTATTCAACCTGCTGCGCCTGCCAACCCTGGGATTTGGCTTCGCCCAGGCGGGTGCGCTGTATGCCTGGAGCCTGATCATCGCGCTGATGTCCACGGTGGTCGGTGCTTGGGCCTGGAATGCTGCCATCCGACGACTGCCGATGGTGCTCAGCGGCCAATTGATTGCCCTCGAATCACTCTTCGCGACCCTGCTCGGCCTGTGGTTTCACGGTCGCGGCCCTTCGTGGATGGAAGCCACCGGCCTCGCGGCGGTGCTGATCGGCGTGGTCATGGCGGTGGGTATTATCCTGACCGGCACAAAGCCTGCCGCAACGCCCGACACTGACGGGAGCGCCGAGGATGACCCACAGCATCGGCTCACTTGCACCCACCGAGACCTTTGA
- a CDS encoding bifunctional helix-turn-helix transcriptional regulator/GNAT family N-acetyltransferase, with product MTTTLVERAAIIRGFNRFYTHQIGVLQEHLLQSDFSLTEIRVMYELSSRGDLTSADLCQMLGLDAGYLSRLISGFEKKGLIQKVRSVTDARAVQLHLSDLGRSVLAPLENQTQQEVIALLQALPEQQQQQLTASMQRIQTLLQGGTPSYLLRDPQPGDMGLVVQQQSALYAREYHWNWEFEALVAEIVAKYLREFDPSAERCWIAEKDGEVVGSIFVVRHDETTAKLRMLYVDASARGMGIGQRLVEECLRFARNAGYKSMLLWTVDALTDARKLYQKAGFRLVDEEATVSFGKSLISETWAREL from the coding sequence ATGACCACGACCCTTGTCGAACGCGCCGCGATCATTCGCGGTTTCAACCGTTTCTACACCCACCAGATCGGCGTGCTGCAGGAACACTTGCTGCAAAGCGATTTCTCGCTGACCGAAATCCGCGTGATGTACGAACTCTCCTCCCGTGGCGACCTGACCAGCGCCGACCTGTGCCAGATGCTCGGCCTTGATGCGGGCTACCTGAGCCGGCTGATCAGCGGCTTCGAAAAGAAAGGGCTGATCCAGAAAGTCCGCTCCGTCACCGATGCGCGTGCGGTGCAACTGCACCTCAGCGACCTCGGTCGATCAGTGCTGGCGCCGCTGGAAAACCAGACCCAACAGGAAGTCATCGCCTTGCTCCAGGCCTTGCCCGAGCAGCAACAGCAGCAACTCACGGCGTCGATGCAGCGTATCCAGACACTGTTGCAAGGCGGCACGCCTAGTTACCTGCTGCGCGACCCGCAGCCCGGCGATATGGGCCTGGTGGTGCAACAGCAATCGGCGCTGTATGCGCGTGAGTACCACTGGAATTGGGAGTTTGAAGCGTTGGTAGCGGAGATTGTCGCCAAGTATTTGCGCGAATTCGACCCGAGCGCCGAGCGTTGCTGGATCGCAGAGAAGGACGGTGAAGTGGTGGGTTCAATCTTCGTGGTGCGCCATGACGAAACCACCGCCAAGCTGCGCATGCTCTACGTGGACGCCAGTGCACGGGGCATGGGCATCGGTCAGCGACTGGTGGAGGAATGCCTGCGTTTTGCGCGCAATGCCGGTTACAAAAGCATGCTGTTGTGGACGGTCGACGCGCTGACCGATGCGCGCAAGCTGTATCAGAAAGCCGGCTTCCGCCTGGTAGACGAAGAAGCGACGGTGAGCTTTGGCAAATCGTTGATCAGTGAAACCTGGGCCCGCGAGCTGTAA
- a CDS encoding MFS transporter produces the protein MNLNEPINAHRVGTAVGNYRWTICAMLFFATTVNYLDRQVLSLLAPQLSTQFGWSNTDYANIAAVFQFVYAISMLFAGRFVDKIGTKAAYVVAIGIWSTGAIMHAFSVPMGEGIAAVSGAIGLAVIPVSIAGFMLSRAVLAIGEAGNFPIAIKATAEYFPKKERSLATGIFNSGANVGAILAPICVPLIAGIWGWEAAFMVIGMLGFIWVAVWAAVYEKPEQQKRLSAEELAYIRSDQTVQPFTPEPAGAAAKKVSWFKLLTYRQTWAFAFGKFMTDGVWWFFLFWLPTYLSAQYGMKGADIVMPLAVLYSMTMVGSIGGGWFPSYFMARGDAPYDGRMKAMLVIALFPLVVLLAQPFGYLSFWVPVLLIGVGASAHQAWSCNIFTTVSDMFPQKTVASVVGIGGMAGGLGGVVMTKIGGWVFDYYKSINDIHTGYMIMFAICALAYLVAWSVMKALVPRHKEITDL, from the coding sequence ATGAATTTGAATGAGCCCATCAACGCCCATCGCGTCGGCACGGCCGTCGGCAACTATCGCTGGACCATCTGCGCGATGTTGTTCTTTGCCACTACCGTCAACTACCTCGACCGCCAGGTCCTCAGCCTTCTCGCGCCACAGCTGTCGACGCAGTTTGGCTGGAGCAACACGGACTACGCCAACATCGCGGCGGTGTTCCAGTTTGTCTACGCGATTTCCATGCTGTTTGCCGGACGCTTCGTCGACAAGATCGGCACCAAGGCCGCCTACGTGGTGGCGATTGGCATTTGGTCCACCGGCGCGATCATGCATGCGTTTTCGGTGCCGATGGGTGAGGGCATCGCTGCGGTCAGCGGCGCTATCGGCCTGGCGGTAATCCCGGTGTCGATTGCCGGTTTCATGCTGTCACGCGCCGTGCTGGCGATTGGCGAGGCGGGCAATTTCCCCATCGCGATCAAGGCCACCGCCGAATACTTCCCGAAAAAAGAACGCTCGCTGGCCACCGGTATCTTCAATTCCGGGGCTAACGTGGGGGCGATCCTGGCGCCGATTTGCGTGCCCTTGATTGCCGGCATATGGGGCTGGGAAGCGGCCTTTATGGTCATTGGCATGCTGGGCTTCATCTGGGTGGCGGTGTGGGCTGCGGTGTACGAAAAACCGGAGCAGCAAAAACGCCTGTCGGCCGAAGAGCTGGCTTACATTCGTAGCGACCAGACGGTGCAGCCGTTCACGCCAGAGCCTGCGGGTGCTGCCGCGAAAAAAGTTTCGTGGTTCAAACTGCTGACCTATCGCCAGACCTGGGCTTTTGCCTTTGGCAAGTTCATGACTGACGGCGTGTGGTGGTTCTTCCTGTTCTGGCTGCCCACTTACCTGTCGGCGCAATACGGCATGAAAGGCGCGGACATCGTGATGCCGCTGGCGGTGCTGTATAGCATGACCATGGTCGGCAGTATCGGCGGCGGCTGGTTCCCCAGCTACTTCATGGCCCGTGGCGATGCACCCTACGACGGGCGCATGAAAGCCATGCTGGTGATCGCGCTGTTCCCGCTGGTGGTGTTGCTGGCGCAGCCCTTTGGCTACCTGAGTTTCTGGGTGCCGGTGCTGCTGATCGGTGTGGGCGCCTCGGCGCACCAAGCGTGGTCGTGCAACATCTTCACTACCGTGTCCGATATGTTCCCGCAAAAAACCGTCGCCTCGGTGGTTGGCATCGGCGGCATGGCCGGGGGCTTGGGTGGTGTGGTGATGACCAAGATCGGTGGCTGGGTGTTCGACTACTACAAGTCCATCAACGACATCCACACCGGCTACATGATCATGTTTGCGATCTGTGCCCTGGCCTACCTGGTGGCGTGGAGCGTGATGAAGGCGCTGGTGCCGCGCCATAAAGAAATCACTGACCTCTAA
- a CDS encoding GNAT family N-acetyltransferase has translation MPATASRLIYRKPEPSDVHRLFAIFGDPQTNLFNPSGPMASLDDAQRLLSHWLEQWASQGYGWWAIARREAPDHLIGFGGVAPLNYLTERRNNLGYRFAVDAWGQGYATELGRDALTMAFQTLGLPQVFGLVRPDHAASIRVLEKLGMQPFGLLDDVPGKAPSRVFRICHPTTARS, from the coding sequence ATGCCTGCCACCGCCTCCCGCCTGATCTATCGCAAGCCCGAGCCCAGCGATGTGCACCGATTGTTCGCGATCTTCGGCGACCCGCAGACAAACCTGTTTAACCCGAGTGGCCCAATGGCCAGCCTCGACGACGCGCAACGCCTGCTCAGCCACTGGCTCGAACAATGGGCCAGCCAGGGCTATGGCTGGTGGGCCATTGCCCGCCGCGAGGCGCCCGATCACCTCATCGGCTTTGGCGGCGTGGCGCCGCTCAATTACCTGACCGAGCGGCGCAACAACCTGGGCTATCGCTTTGCGGTCGATGCCTGGGGGCAGGGCTATGCCACCGAGCTTGGCCGCGATGCGCTGACGATGGCGTTTCAAACGCTGGGTTTGCCTCAGGTATTCGGGTTGGTGCGGCCGGATCATGCCGCGTCGATTCGTGTGCTGGAAAAGCTCGGTATGCAGCCCTTCGGCCTGCTTGATGATGTGCCCGGCAAAGCACCCAGCCGGGTATTCAGGATTTGTCATCCTACAACTGCACGTAGTTAA